A single genomic interval of Lathyrus oleraceus cultivar Zhongwan6 chromosome 7, CAAS_Psat_ZW6_1.0, whole genome shotgun sequence harbors:
- the LOC127100931 gene encoding uncharacterized protein LOC127100931 codes for MWWMMGESGGNYCSKKSDDLCSNVCGQESSQASSMSRIRCILRGLDVKTYIFLFAFVPMCIFGIYIHGQKISYFLRPLWEKPPKSFNVIPHYYNDNVTMENLCRLHGWGVREYPRRVYDAVLFSNEIEILTLRWKELYPYIAEFVLLESNSTFTGLPKPLVFNSNREQFKFVEPRLTYGTIGGRFKKGENPFVEEAYQRVALDQLLKIAGITDDDLLIMSDVDEIPSAHTINLLRWCDEVPSVLHLQLKNYLYSFEFLLDDKSWRASIHRYQSGKTRYAHYRQSDNMLADAGWHCSFCFRRISDFIFKMKAYSHYDRVRFSHYLNPGRIQKVICEGADLFDMLPEEYTFKEIIGKMGPIPHSYSAVHLPAFLLENAEKYKFLLPGNCMRER; via the exons ATGTGGTGGATGATGGGGGAATCTGGAGGGAATTACTGTTCCAAAAAGAGTGATGATTTGTGTAGCAATGTTTGTGGTCAG GAATCAAGTCAAGCTTCGAGTATGTCAAGAATCCGTTGCATTTTGCGCGGTTTGGATGTGAAAACGTATATATTCCTGTTTGCTTTTGTTCCAATGTGCATCTTTGGAATATATATACATGGACAGAAGATCTCTTACTTTCTGCGGCCACTATGGGAAAAACCACCCAAGTCTTTTAATGTCATCCCTCATTACTATAATGACAATGTTACCATGGAGAATCTCTGTAGACTTCATGGCTGGGGAGTTCGTGAGTACCCAAGGCGTGTCTATGATGCTGTCTTGTTTAGTAATGAGATAGAAATACTTACTTTGCGTTGGAAAGAACTGTATCCCTATATAGCTGAATTTGTGCTCCTTGAGTCAAACTCTACATTTACTGGATTGCCTAAGCCTCTGGTGTTCAACAGCAATAGGGAGCAGTTCAAATTTGTTGAGCCCCGGTTAACTTATGGGACTATTGGTGGGAGATTTAAGAAAGGAGAAAACCCATTTGTTGAGGAGGCATATCAACGTGTGGCATTGGATCAGCTCCTTAAGATTGCCGGTATTACAGATGATGACTTATTGATTATGTCTGATGTGGACGAGATACCAAGTGCTCACACTATTAACCTCTTGAGATGGTGCGATGAAGTACCTTCAGTCTTGCATCTACAGCTGAAGAATTATCTTTATTCTTTTGAGTTTCTTCTGGATGATAAGAGCTGGAGAGCTTCGATTCACAGGTATCAATCTGGCAAGACAAGATATGCTCATTACCGCCAGTCCGACAACATGCTGGCAGATGCTGGGTGGCATTGCAGCTTTTGCTTCCGCCGGATCAGTGATTTCATTTTTAAGATGAAAGCTTACAGCCACTATGATAGAGTTAGATTCTCTCACTATTTAAATCCCGGCAGAATTCAGAAAGTAATATGCGAAGGGGCTGATCTATTCGATATGCTGCCGGAGGAGTACACCTTCAAGGAAATTATTGGTAAAATGGGTCCAATACCCCATTCATATTCTGCAGTTCACTTGCCTGCTTTCCTTCTGGAAAATGCAGAGAAGTACAAATTTCTCTTGCCTGGGAATTGCATGAGAGAGAGATGA